From the genome of Methylocystis bryophila, one region includes:
- the radA gene encoding DNA repair protein RadA — MTKARSIFVCQNCGAITNRWQGRCDSCQEWNCIVEEVTESSGPSRSKRGRLLALEDLSAESESAARIATGFSEFDRVLGSGFVRGSVTLLGGEPGIGKSTLLIQVCAALARQGRRVIYISGEEALAQVRLRARRLGLMDAPVELACITEVEDIIATCAAGAPAALIVIDSIQTMQSQTADSPPGSVVQVRASAQALLRFAKKSGSSLVLVGHVTKDGQVAGPRVVEHMVDAVMSFEGDASHHFRLLRASKNRFGATGEIGVFEMTGLGLVEVANPSALFLSGRDAAAPGAAVLAGMEGQRPMLIEIQALVAPSAPGTPRRAVVGFDQSRLAMILAVLEAHGGVKLSLHDVYLNVAGGMRADEPAADLAAAAALVSSLLGVPLPAERVYFGEIALSGAIRPVIHTDARLKEAGKLGFREAALARAQQMGDNSRSAGVAACEIPNVAKLIEMVVESAPSRPPNKNNRN; from the coding sequence ATGACCAAAGCCCGGTCCATTTTCGTCTGTCAGAATTGCGGCGCGATCACCAATCGCTGGCAGGGCCGTTGCGACTCGTGCCAGGAGTGGAACTGCATCGTCGAAGAAGTCACGGAGTCTTCTGGTCCGAGCCGCTCGAAGCGCGGACGCCTCTTGGCGCTCGAAGACTTGTCCGCAGAGAGCGAAAGCGCTGCGCGCATCGCTACGGGCTTCAGCGAATTCGACCGCGTCCTGGGCAGCGGCTTCGTCCGAGGATCGGTCACGCTGCTGGGCGGAGAGCCGGGGATCGGCAAGTCAACCCTGCTGATACAGGTTTGCGCAGCGCTCGCGCGACAAGGCAGGCGCGTGATTTACATATCAGGCGAGGAAGCGCTGGCGCAGGTGCGGCTTCGCGCTCGAAGACTCGGCTTGATGGACGCGCCGGTGGAGCTCGCCTGCATCACCGAAGTTGAGGACATCATCGCAACCTGTGCAGCGGGCGCTCCAGCCGCACTGATTGTCATCGACTCTATCCAAACCATGCAGAGCCAGACCGCCGACTCTCCGCCGGGCTCCGTCGTGCAGGTGCGCGCCAGCGCTCAGGCGCTGCTGCGCTTCGCGAAGAAAAGCGGCTCATCGCTCGTGCTCGTGGGTCACGTGACCAAGGATGGCCAAGTCGCCGGCCCCCGAGTCGTCGAGCACATGGTGGATGCGGTGATGTCTTTCGAAGGCGACGCCAGCCATCATTTTCGCTTGTTGCGCGCGTCGAAGAACCGCTTCGGCGCGACCGGCGAGATCGGGGTCTTTGAAATGACGGGACTGGGTCTCGTCGAGGTCGCCAATCCCTCCGCGCTGTTTCTATCAGGCCGCGATGCCGCGGCGCCAGGCGCGGCCGTGCTCGCCGGCATGGAGGGCCAGCGCCCTATGCTCATCGAAATTCAGGCCCTCGTCGCCCCAAGCGCCCCCGGGACCCCTCGCCGCGCCGTTGTCGGCTTCGACCAAAGCCGTCTCGCGATGATCCTCGCGGTGCTCGAAGCGCATGGCGGCGTGAAGCTGTCGCTTCACGACGTCTATCTTAATGTTGCGGGCGGAATGCGCGCCGACGAGCCCGCGGCGGATCTCGCAGCGGCGGCGGCGCTCGTCTCCTCGCTTCTCGGCGTCCCTCTGCCGGCCGAGCGTGTTTATTTCGGTGAAATCGCGCTCTCCGGGGCGATCCGACCCGTCATTCACACGGACGCTCGACTCAAGGAAGCCGGAAAGCTGGGTTTTCGAGAAGCCGCGCTCGCGCGCGCGCAGCAGATGGGAGACAATAGCCGCTCGGCTGGCGTCGCCGCTTGCGAGATACCCAATGTGGCTAAGTTGATTGAGATGGTCGTCGAGTCGGCGCCGTCGAGGCCCCCGAACAAGAACAACAGGAATTGA
- a CDS encoding primosomal protein N' has product MNDADAAGQIVEVLAPLAVDQTYSYFSPPALRLAPGEHVEIPLGRQSTYGVVWEVRGSADTPGNLKTVISRYARPPLSQKLRDFVDWLARYTLAPRGMALRLATRSAESAEAEPDRLVYRATGARPQRETPTRARVLAAAEGGLVFSKKALSGAAGCSPSVVDALVDDGALEAIKAPASAIADSLTSDYAQSTLETEQEKAASALRSSVALRAYQPFLLEGVTGSGKTEVYFEAVAAALEQGEQALVMMPEIALTSQFLERFAQRFGGRPAEWHSSVADRKRSRIWRGCATGEVKVVVGARSALFLPFANLRLIVVDEEHDGAYKQEDGVCYHARDMAVVRASIEGATLVLSSATPSIESRVNAELGRYAHLRLRARAGARLLPRADAIDMRIEGPGQGRWLAPRLARAIGETIARGEQALLFLNRRGYAPLTLCRSCGHRFRCRQCDAWLVEHRFRRALICHHCGYVEQRPNVCPECDAEETLSPCGPGIERIAEEAAKLFPNARILVLSSDFPGGAERLRRELEEVAKGSFDLIIGTQLVAKGHNFPYLTLVGVVDADLGLGSGDPRASERTFQLLAQVTGRAGRGDKPGAALIQTYHPEHPVMRALLCGDPEDFYAQEISLRERAGLPPFGRLAALIVSGRDAGLAEAHARALVRAAHSLPPTPAYRLAAAGGLPEPDEIAVLGPAEAPIALLRGRFRFRLLIKAPRRANLQGFLRDLLEGGPPARGGVRVQVDVDPQSFL; this is encoded by the coding sequence ATGAACGACGCCGACGCCGCGGGGCAGATCGTCGAGGTGCTCGCGCCCTTGGCGGTGGACCAGACCTACAGCTATTTTTCTCCCCCTGCGCTGAGGCTTGCTCCGGGCGAACACGTCGAGATTCCATTGGGCCGGCAGTCGACCTACGGCGTCGTCTGGGAGGTGCGGGGCTCGGCGGACACGCCCGGCAATTTGAAGACCGTGATCTCCCGCTACGCTCGCCCGCCTCTTTCACAGAAGCTGCGGGATTTCGTCGACTGGCTCGCGCGTTACACGCTTGCGCCGCGCGGCATGGCGCTTCGGCTCGCGACGCGTTCCGCCGAGAGCGCGGAAGCTGAGCCAGACCGCTTGGTTTACCGGGCGACGGGAGCTAGGCCCCAACGCGAGACGCCGACTCGCGCGCGCGTGCTGGCGGCTGCGGAAGGGGGGCTCGTTTTCTCAAAGAAGGCGCTTTCCGGAGCCGCTGGATGTTCGCCTTCCGTCGTCGATGCGCTCGTCGACGACGGCGCGCTAGAAGCGATCAAAGCGCCTGCAAGCGCAATCGCAGATTCTCTGACCTCCGATTACGCTCAGTCGACGCTTGAAACGGAACAGGAGAAAGCCGCCTCGGCATTGCGAAGCTCGGTCGCTTTGCGCGCCTATCAGCCTTTTCTGCTCGAAGGCGTCACGGGTTCGGGAAAGACGGAAGTCTATTTCGAGGCGGTCGCTGCGGCTTTGGAGCAGGGCGAGCAAGCTCTCGTCATGATGCCCGAAATTGCTTTGACGAGCCAATTTCTGGAGCGCTTCGCGCAACGTTTTGGAGGCAGGCCGGCAGAGTGGCATTCATCAGTCGCCGACCGCAAGCGTTCGCGTATCTGGCGCGGCTGCGCTACGGGCGAAGTCAAGGTGGTCGTCGGCGCGCGGTCAGCCTTGTTCTTGCCCTTCGCCAATCTGCGGCTGATCGTCGTCGACGAAGAGCACGACGGCGCCTATAAGCAGGAGGACGGCGTCTGCTACCACGCTCGCGACATGGCGGTCGTGAGGGCGAGCATTGAAGGCGCAACTCTTGTGCTTTCCTCCGCAACGCCTTCGATCGAATCGCGCGTGAATGCGGAATTAGGGCGCTACGCGCATTTGCGGCTGCGCGCGCGAGCCGGGGCCAGACTTCTTCCCCGGGCTGACGCGATCGACATGCGCATCGAAGGTCCCGGCCAGGGGCGCTGGCTCGCGCCGCGCCTTGCGCGGGCGATCGGGGAGACCATAGCGCGTGGCGAGCAAGCCTTGCTTTTTCTTAATCGGCGAGGCTATGCGCCGCTCACTCTGTGCCGCAGTTGCGGCCATCGGTTTCGCTGTCGACAATGCGACGCATGGCTCGTCGAGCATCGATTCCGTCGCGCGCTGATCTGTCATCACTGCGGATATGTCGAGCAACGACCCAATGTGTGCCCCGAATGCGATGCAGAAGAAACGCTTTCTCCCTGCGGGCCCGGAATCGAGCGTATCGCGGAGGAGGCCGCGAAGCTATTCCCCAACGCTCGTATTCTTGTGCTCTCTTCAGATTTTCCCGGCGGCGCGGAACGGCTGCGACGGGAGCTCGAGGAAGTCGCTAAGGGATCCTTTGATCTCATTATCGGCACACAGCTCGTGGCAAAGGGGCATAATTTCCCCTATCTCACGCTTGTCGGCGTGGTCGATGCGGATCTGGGGCTGGGGAGCGGCGACCCGCGCGCTTCCGAGCGCACCTTCCAACTGCTCGCGCAGGTGACGGGAAGAGCTGGACGCGGCGACAAGCCGGGCGCGGCCCTCATTCAGACCTATCACCCCGAACATCCGGTCATGCGCGCGCTCCTCTGCGGCGACCCGGAGGACTTTTATGCCCAAGAGATCTCCTTGCGTGAGCGGGCTGGTCTTCCACCCTTCGGCCGGCTTGCCGCCTTGATCGTCTCGGGCCGAGACGCGGGGCTCGCTGAGGCGCATGCTCGCGCATTGGTCCGCGCCGCCCACTCATTGCCGCCGACTCCCGCTTACCGGTTGGCTGCGGCGGGGGGGCTTCCGGAGCCGGATGAGATCGCTGTGCTCGGGCCGGCCGAGGCGCCCATCGCGCTCTTGAGAGGTCGCTTTCGCTTCCGCCTCTTGATCAAGGCGCCGCGCCGCGCGAATCTGCAAGGCTTTCTTCGCGATCTTCTCGAGGGAGGCCCCCCCGCGCGAGGAGGAGTGCGCGTGCAAGTCGATGTCGATCCTCAGAGCTTTCTTTGA